One region of Miscanthus floridulus cultivar M001 chromosome 19, ASM1932011v1, whole genome shotgun sequence genomic DNA includes:
- the LOC136528771 gene encoding uncharacterized protein yields MDAAADSVTSEELALADSMEITTEDDLEQEPTIVAGAMEMTSESFVPYSLLPESKPSLCVRCDTTRDDNDDEGCRLARRLASRCARCGLVHRDYDLAARIMDDIEKFDCEIYIPDVKKLQMDGYTILVPKNVLKKLEEHRKMKHDAKKKQKTSNGFS; encoded by the exons ATGGATGCAGCGGCGGACTCTGTGACGTCAGAGGAGTTAGCGCTGGCGGACTCCATGGAGATAACGACGGAGGATGACCTCGAGCAGGAACCCACGATCGTTGCTGGCGCCATGGAGATGACTTCAGAGTCCTTCGTGCCATACTCCTTGCTGCCGGAGTCCAAGCCTTCTCTCTGTGTTCGCTGCGACACGACCCGtgatgacaacgacgatgaaggctGCCGCCTAGCTCGTCGCCTCGCTAGCAGGTGTGCCCGTTGCGGTCTTGTTCACCGCGACTACGATCTCGCAGCAAGGATAATGGATGACATAGAAAAATTTGATTGCGAGATCTATATTCCTGATGTCAAGAAGCTTCAAATGGATGGCTACACCATACTTGTGCCTAAGAACGTTTTGAAGAAGTTGGAGGAGCATAGGAAGATGAAGCATGATGCAAAGAAAAAACA GAAGACTAGCAATGGCTTCAGCTAG